The region CAAGAAGGTGGGCTGCAACCTGAAGGACACGGTGGACCTGGTGGAGTGTCTGCAGAAGAAGCACTACAAGGAGCTGGTGGACCAGGARATCCAGCCAGCCAGGTACCATATCGCCTTCGGGCCTGTCATTGACGGAGATGTGATCCCAGACGACCCCCAGATCCTCATGGAGCAGGGCGAGTTCCTCAACTATGATATCATGCTGGGCGTCAACCAGGGCGAGGGCCTGAAGTTTGTGGAGCTCATCGTAGACAACGAGAACGGCGTCCAGGCCAATGATTTTGACTACGCCGTGTCCAGCTTCGTGGACGACCTGTATGGTTACCCGGAGGGCAAAGACATTCTGCGTGAGACCATAAAGTTCATGTACACGGACTGGGCTGATAAACACAACCCAGAGACCAGGAGGAAGACCCTACTAGCTCTGTTCACTGACCACCAGTGGGTGGCTCCGGCCGTGGCCACAGCAGACCTCCACTCCAGCTTTGGGTCACCAACGTACTTCTACGCCTTCTACCACCACTGCCAGACAGAGCAGGTGCCCCCGTGGGCAGACGCAGCCCACGGTGACGAGATCCCCTATGTGTTTGGCCTGCCCATGATTGGTCCCACAGAACTGTTCCCCTGTAACTTCTCTAAGAACGATGTCATGCTCAGTGCTGTGGTGATGACTTACTGGACAAATTTTGCCAAAACTGGGTACGTGCAGTACTGAGAACTATTTTAAGTTGTAATGTGTttatgcatgcgtgcatgtgtgtgtgcgagcaagcttgtgtgtgtgtgttacattttTGTCTAGTTAAAGAATTGAATACCATGTTGTATATATGTTTATGTTTTATGTTGGACAGCATATCAATGTGTATCATTGTCCCATCCCATATTCAAAGACATGCTGTTAATTAATGACAAATGATGTTTGCCTGGAGAGTGGAATTCTCgatagaaaaaaacatttaattattttttgCTTTGCCTTTAAGCATGTAGTCATGGAAGTAATTGTTTTTTGGAGCATAATGGGGGACAATGGCTTTTTCCCTCAGCAGCCAAAGAGCCCAAAGGGACCAATGGGATACTAATGATCTACATATATAACAGTAAATTGACATATAAAACAGGGCACCTATGAGATTTATGCCTCCACTTTGCATGGTTAAGCCAGTTTATGATGTGTTCTGACTGGCTCCATATGCCATTCCCAGAAAATGGTGCTCATTCTGCTGGAATGAGCCTCCATTCCTCATGCTTTGTAGTGGTGCTTTGCTCATACTAAGTCCCGTCTTTCCCTTGCAGTGACCCTAACCAGCCTGTCCCCCAGGATACCAAGTTCATCCACACTAAGCCTAACCGTTTCGAGGAGGTGGCGTGGACTCGCTACAACCAGAAAGACCAGCTGTACCTCCACATCGGCCTGAAACCCCGCGTCAAGGAGCACTACCGGGCCAACAAGGTCAACCTGTGGCTGGAGCTGGTGCCCCACCTCCACAGCCTGAACGAGGTCACCCAGATAATCTCCACCACCACCAAGGTCCCCCCACCGGAGGTCACGCCCAGGACACCAAAGAAGATCCCTGTCAACACCAAGAGGCCTAACCCRACMCCKTTCCCCACCGAGACRCAGGACAGTCAGAARCAGCCCTTCCTGGTGGARCAGAGGGACTACTCCACWGAGCTGAGTGTCACCATRGCRGTGGGRGCKTCGCTGCTCTTCCTCAACATCCTGGCCTTRGCMGCKCTCTACTACAAGAAGGACAAGCGGCGGCACGACGTTCACCGGCGCTGCAGCCCCCAGCGCAACACGACCAACGACCTGGCTCACACACAGGAGGAGGAGATCATGTCCCTGCAGATGAAGCACACGGATCTGGACCACGAGTGTGACGCCATGCACCCACACAAGGTGGTTCTGAGAACTGCCTGCCCGCCAGACTACACGCTAGCCATGCGACGCTCTCCTGACGACATCCCCCTCATGACCCCAAACACGATcaccatgatccccaacaccatGCAGGGCCGCCAGTCCTTGCACAACTTCAACACCTTCCCCAGTAGTGGACAGAACAACACCCTGCCTCACCCACACTCACACTCCACCACCAGGGTATAGCCGGACGGACGGACgctgacacacacagcacacgccaGAGCTCACACCCAGCCTGAATCAAACGGATGTGGAATAACTTCTACTCCTGTGAATATATGAAAGGAATATAGGAATGTTGCTGGGACGGGAGAATAATTTCATTTTATATAAAAGAAGATATGATTAAAAGTAcaaaaatatttcaaatgaaaaaatgaaTAAAGAGAAGGATCATTTTTATTTCTGGTATTGCAACAAAACAAGGTCAACTTTTCCAGCTATAGATATCGCCTTCGGAATTTTATAAACGATTGCTTGATCCTGTTATCATGGAAAAGAGAGAAACCTCAGTGAAACCTCAGAGGAGTAGCAGGGCCGCTTTGTAAATGAAAGAAAACATATTGTTTTCCTGAGGCATCAAACTGTAGATTACTCTTTCTGGAGCCAAGATGAGATGCCGCTTAACCAATTTAGGCATGTGTTACTCTACAAGTAGAGGCAGTGTAAGATATGACAAAAACTatctagagagagggggaaaactcTTAAAGAATATGCACAATgtagacattttttaaatgtcttggatTCTTTTCATCAATTTATTTTTGGGGAACAGTTTTATTGTATAGAACCTATTTACATATCTAGATATGTACACAAAGCACCAATGCTGTTTAAGTCCTTCTTGGGCGTCAATACCGCAAATCTGCCAGCAGAACAAAAAAGGGGGGATCCACTGGCTTTCTGGCAAATACAGCTTCATCACACAAGTGCTGTCTATACCGAGAGCTGGAGGACAAAGGATACTGGATATTTTTAGCACGACGCGCATGACAATTTATCTGCTTGATGGCTGTTCTGCTGATTAAGTCATAATTAAGAATACTTTTCATCCCCATTGGATTGGTTTGAAGGAACACTACTGATTAGCTTACAAATCCATAGGACTTTGGGAATGGTCACATGGGTGAAGGTCATGGGTCATAATTGGGGACAGTAGGGGAGGGTGGGCTTATGgtaactacagtacatacacaataGCTTGAGTGAACATGGGTATAAGGACTAGTTTTGTACAATTTGTGTTGGTACAACTTTTTGATAGTGGTGAATCACTCGCTGTTTGGGATCCCAATGGAGGGACCTTTCATTGTACTCTTTTAGTTTGGATCAATGTTCTTTGCTATTATACATATTGGGTTTCTTATCACCACTCTTGACTAGTTCAAGACCACTTTAATGTAGAAAAGTAATTACCTGCACTGTTgattcttttttggggggtggggttcGTATGAATGATTCCTGAACACAAAGCGTGCCCAGGGCTATGAAGAAGGGAAGGTGAAGGCTAGGGAATAGGAGCACCTCTTgactgcatacattttctttcCTCCTATTATCCTTTCATAGAGTATGTTCCGTAGCGCTGTTTAAAGATTAATGCGTATAAATGTGTAATTGAAGCGAGGAGGCCCTCCGCTGACATGTTGGATGTGCCTGCAACCCAACAGCAGGAGGAAGAGAGGcggggtggagaaagagagagagaacaggggctCCAGGAACTCCCATGGTACACCTCTCCCAGGGAGGAAACAGCATTCAGTAGAACCGCTTAGAACCGTCTAGCCAGCACCCTTGTCTCTCACAGAGTAATTTCCATttgcttctgttctgttcttttttattttctactgATGATGCTGTACTGTATTGTCTCAGATTTTCTAGACTTTTAGTTCTTGTTGTTCTGTAGCATGGTTTATTCGTGAACACACGCCTTGGTGTCACATTGTACAAGACAATAAGTGTGTTACCATGACTGTCCTGCTAACCCCTAGGCAGCCCATAGTGAATGTTCCTGCCCTCACAATGCCAGAGTGCAACTTCCCTCTGCCAGCTATCGCAGGCCAGGGGAGTAACAATGTGTTATACAAATACATACCAGAGTGAATAGCTTAAAGGAGGAAGCCGCTGAGGGGAAAATTGTTCTCTAAACAGTCAAAAGCCCCACTGTACTCAAGCTGAGAGTGAAGACGGCACATAAGTAAGACAAAGTAGTAAGAAAAACACTTGTCCTCCCATTTTCCTGTCAATAAAGGCTGGATATAATGCATCTGCTGAGGGGAGACAGTTGCTCTACAGTCATTCAAAGTAAGAACATACCCTGCCAAACAATGGGACGTAGACAAGGTATAGCTTTTCTGGGGGAGGTGAAGGTAAATTATAGTCCACATTGCCCAAAACTAAAACGCAAGCAATTTCATCAGCCTATATTGCAGTGGTGTGACCTCTAAACAATGCTCCTCACTGGAGAAATGACACAGGGGGAGAGAAACGCCCAGCGAATTAAACATGTAATTGCACTACGGACAAATGATAAAGTAATTGGAGAACAACATTGGAGAGTTGGCAGGAGAGGCGAACGCCACAGAAGCACTCACTGTAGCACGCAGGATGAATGATTGGGGATTAAGTGGTGCGGGGAGAAAACTGTGCTCTGTTTCTGAATAACACAAAACCTCTGACACAGAGCCAGTCCTGAACAGGATGTTCCCATGAACCCCCCCCTTCACCACTCCGTACCCTACTGGGGAGGATTGGAAACAGAGTTTGAAATGGGACAACCGGTACTAccctcctctccctacctccttACCTCCC is a window of Salvelinus sp. IW2-2015 linkage group LG13, ASM291031v2, whole genome shotgun sequence DNA encoding:
- the LOC111972231 gene encoding neuroligin-1-like; the encoded protein is MPLQRPGCLKLYPAWRAMQPRLGVGLGLGLDLTFLLWILSLAQQALVTASQKLDETDPVVTTVYGKLRGVKKELNNEILGPVIQFLGVPYAAPPTGERRFQPPEPPIFWPEVRNATQFAPVCPQTIVEGRLPDVMLPVWFTNNLEIVSSYVQDQSEDCLFLNIYVPTEDGPLTKKHNDDLDDNDGVEDEDIRESGSPKPVMVFIHGGSYMEGTGNMFDGSILASYGNVIVITVNYRLGVLGFLSTGDQASKGNYGLLDLIQALRWTSENIAFFGGDPLRITVFGSGAGASCVNLLTLSHYSEGNRWSNSTKGLFQRAIAQSGTALSSWAVSFQPAKYARMLAKKVGCNLKDTVDLVECLQKKHYKELVDQEIQPARYHIAFGPVIDGDVIPDDPQILMEQGEFLNYDIMLGVNQGEGLKFVELIVDNENGVQANDFDYAVSSFVDDLYGYPEGKDILRETIKFMYTDWADKHNPETRRKTLLALFTDHQWVAPAVATADLHSSFGSPTYFYAFYHHCQTEQVPPWADAAHGDEIPYVFGLPMIGPTELFPCNFSKNDVMLSAVVMTYWTNFAKTGDPNQPVPQDTKFIHTKPNRFEEVAWTRYNQKDQLYLHIGLKPRVKEHYRANKVNLWLELVPHLHSLNEVTQIISTTTKVPPPEVTPRTPKKIPVNTKRPNPTPFPTETQDSQKQPFLVEQRDYSTELSVTXAVGASLLFLNILALAALYYKKDKRRHDVHRRCSPQRNTTNDLAHTQEEEIMSLQMKHTDLDHECDAMHPHKVVLRTACPPDYTLAMRRSPDDIPLMTPNTITMIPNTMQGRQSLHNFNTFPSSGQNNTLPHPHSHSTTRV